From a single Gimesia fumaroli genomic region:
- a CDS encoding diguanylate cyclase yields the protein MNSPLIANSNSMPQQQSVHGSYNMGSSQILKELIALSNEHEEFSLESGETDFVDQVISRKHLRKLLTALQARDASTLCHSRRVAFLAKGIATNLGWEGIHLKRLEIAALLHDIGKIGVPDHIMLKPGKLTSDEIELMSHYHNIGIDVLQACQTDHEVLTILSQTRYHFSGATNGFQYIGSDVHQGARILAIADAYDSLATDQVYRAGKKHDEIMAILMEAAGTQFDGNIVCALSRWEQNEQDAFHDALLEVNRLYQPKPFSEQEAQEANLINNIFSYLFQIESLYDGFYIVNADFQFLLFSPGLEKLADIRAIDILGEAWTANSLPLTNKEGTSLTRAECSMNRVIANGKPMTTEFMLERPGGRLINIEVQSVPMFGENGHLIGIAEIYRDLSRGLKRPQEFNDLKQAASMDALTSVANRGELETQLAIMLSRVNKETNPAPLSLMFIDADHFKNINDSYGHSVGDDVLIEMARLFQHETYSGELVGRYGGEEFVILCPETDLEHAVKKAERLRLAINNLKLEKLGKTGLSASFGVAQVEEGDSVESLFRRADSALYHAKETGRNKVCSLTNHQLLSGINPINDSVETTVDEMVFENTFQALISSDIIVYKLGGFVNDNGAKLTEVNTNRAVMQLGKSGLLPFWGKIDDRKPVEVEVEFGCAAKKTNSNSRSSTPRVDVKIRISPLGWVKKPQLFQQRANRVYRLLKDYFAAE from the coding sequence ATGAACAGTCCTCTCATAGCAAATAGTAATTCCATGCCACAGCAGCAGTCTGTGCATGGCAGCTATAACATGGGCTCTTCACAAATCCTGAAGGAACTCATCGCCCTCTCGAATGAACACGAAGAATTTTCGCTGGAATCGGGAGAAACGGATTTTGTCGACCAGGTCATCTCGCGCAAACACCTGCGAAAATTGCTCACCGCTCTTCAGGCTCGCGATGCTTCTACATTATGTCACTCCCGCCGCGTTGCATTCCTGGCAAAAGGGATCGCGACCAATTTAGGCTGGGAGGGAATTCATCTTAAACGACTGGAAATCGCCGCGCTGCTGCACGACATTGGGAAAATCGGCGTTCCCGATCATATCATGCTTAAACCTGGCAAGCTGACATCAGATGAAATTGAATTGATGTCGCATTATCACAACATCGGCATTGATGTTCTGCAAGCCTGCCAGACCGACCATGAAGTGTTGACGATCCTCTCACAAACCCGCTACCACTTCAGCGGTGCTACCAACGGTTTCCAATATATTGGCAGCGACGTACATCAGGGGGCTCGTATACTGGCGATTGCCGATGCCTATGATTCTCTGGCGACCGATCAGGTCTATCGAGCCGGCAAAAAACATGATGAAATCATGGCAATCCTGATGGAAGCCGCTGGTACTCAATTTGACGGAAACATTGTCTGTGCCCTTTCACGCTGGGAACAGAATGAACAAGACGCGTTTCATGATGCACTCCTCGAAGTCAACCGGCTCTATCAACCCAAACCATTCAGCGAGCAGGAAGCACAGGAAGCCAACCTGATCAATAATATATTCTCATATCTGTTTCAGATTGAGAGCCTGTACGACGGTTTTTATATAGTCAATGCCGACTTTCAGTTTTTACTCTTCAGTCCGGGTCTGGAAAAACTGGCCGACATCCGAGCCATCGATATCCTGGGTGAAGCCTGGACCGCCAACAGTCTTCCGCTCACTAACAAGGAAGGCACCAGCCTGACCAGGGCAGAATGCTCGATGAATCGAGTCATCGCTAATGGAAAGCCGATGACCACCGAATTCATGCTGGAGCGTCCTGGCGGCCGCCTGATTAATATTGAAGTTCAGTCGGTTCCCATGTTCGGCGAAAACGGACACCTGATCGGCATCGCAGAAATCTATCGCGACCTGTCCCGCGGCTTAAAACGACCTCAGGAATTCAACGACCTCAAACAGGCAGCCAGTATGGATGCCCTGACGTCCGTTGCCAATCGAGGCGAATTGGAAACACAGCTGGCGATCATGCTCAGCAGAGTTAACAAAGAAACCAACCCGGCACCGTTGAGTCTGATGTTTATCGACGCCGATCACTTTAAAAATATTAACGATTCATACGGTCATTCGGTGGGCGATGATGTTCTGATCGAAATGGCGCGATTATTCCAGCATGAAACCTATTCGGGAGAACTGGTTGGACGCTACGGCGGGGAAGAATTTGTGATCCTATGCCCGGAAACCGATCTGGAACATGCGGTAAAAAAAGCAGAACGCCTGCGGCTGGCCATCAATAATTTGAAGCTTGAGAAACTGGGAAAAACCGGTCTCTCTGCCTCATTCGGAGTAGCCCAGGTAGAAGAAGGTGACTCCGTCGAAAGCCTGTTCCGCCGCGCAGATTCGGCCTTGTACCACGCGAAAGAAACAGGCCGCAACAAAGTTTGCTCATTAACAAACCACCAGTTATTGTCCGGCATCAATCCGATCAACGATTCGGTGGAAACGACAGTTGATGAAATGGTCTTCGAAAATACATTCCAGGCACTCATCTCCTCTGACATTATCGTTTACAAACTGGGCGGTTTTGTAAATGACAATGGTGCGAAGTTGACAGAAGTCAACACAAACCGGGCGGTGATGCAACTCGGCAAATCTGGTCTACTCCCCTTCTGGGGTAAAATCGATGATCGAAAACCAGTCGAAGTAGAAGTTGAATTCGGATGTGCGGCCAAAAAAACGAACTCAAACAGCCGTAGTTCAACACCACGCGTCGACGTGAAGATCCGAATTTCACCGCTGGGATGGGTTAAAAAACCGCAGTTGTTCCAGCAACGCGCCAATCGCGTCTACCGACTCTTAAAAGATTACTTTGCTGCAGAGTAA
- a CDS encoding DUF1553 domain-containing protein → MRAGEKLWLILTIFLCLTSAVASPAEERFQNKATEQADFDRVMAPLIAARCLDCHAGLDPKAGFDFSRRASAFQGGESGPALQAGKPDESLIWQYIESDEMPPEHPLSADEKRLFKQWIQAGAPWGTDPIDPFSKTTKKRGGYDWWSLQPLHQVAVPQVPDKQWGRNPIDAFVLARLQEHQLRPQSRADRRTLIRRLYYTVIGLPPEPEEVEAFVNDSAPDAYEKLVDRLLASPHYGEHWARHWLDVVRFGESNGFERDQPRLNAWHYRNWVIQAFNEDLPYDQFVRLQLAGDMLKPDDPSAVIATGFLVAGAHNTVIPVVKEMRETMRQDELEDKIGVVGQTFLGLTVNCARCHDHKFDPISQQEYYQIAAALAGVKHGERDLPDPLYKQTQQELAERSKKLQKVQATLFDLDARARRRVMASRTTQDKSDVSVSVSSPVAVWDFQNSTLDQVGGLKGTLHGSAKQTKEGLVVDGNKSFLKTGPLKVDLKEKTLEAWVKLADLDQRGGGVMSVQTTDGVLFDAIVFGEQQPGHWLAGSNNFSRTKSFQGIAEQEAAEKEVQIAIVYYADGTIAAYHNGAPYGITYQSPQLQPFSAGKTEVLFGLRHGSPAGNRLLKGVISRARLYDRALTPEEIQASAKWGGAYFSEAELMAVLTKPEQIQREALLKERKEIQAEITRLQAIQPTKVYAALSQNPGVSHVLRRGNVNAPAGVVKPGGLNAIKGVNGDLGLASDSPDRDRRMKFARWVTDSQNPLFARVIVNRVWHYHFGQGLVNTPNDFGFNGGRCTHPELLDWLAAQLIRENWSLKSLHRLILLSATFQQSSEPQPEALRVDADNRWLWRKSPQRIEAESIRDSILKVAGELNPKVGGQGYQDVKSYFFKGTQFYEPLDPVGKEFNRRSIYRFSARGGRHPLLETFDCPDPSTTTPDRASTTTPLQALSLMNASFVLRMADQLAQRVERRAGSEQEQQVDELFLLAFQRRPRPQEVKLASDFLEQHGLAALCRVILNSNEFLYVN, encoded by the coding sequence ATGCGCGCAGGCGAAAAACTTTGGTTGATTTTGACGATATTTCTCTGTCTGACTTCTGCCGTGGCCAGTCCGGCAGAAGAACGCTTTCAAAATAAAGCGACGGAGCAAGCCGACTTTGACCGCGTGATGGCTCCTTTAATCGCAGCGCGTTGTCTGGACTGTCATGCGGGACTGGACCCGAAAGCCGGTTTTGATTTCTCTCGTCGCGCGTCAGCCTTTCAGGGAGGAGAAAGTGGTCCCGCGCTGCAAGCGGGCAAACCGGATGAAAGTTTGATTTGGCAGTATATCGAGTCCGATGAGATGCCTCCCGAACATCCCCTCTCTGCAGATGAGAAGCGATTGTTCAAACAATGGATCCAGGCCGGCGCGCCGTGGGGCACCGATCCCATTGATCCCTTCAGCAAGACAACGAAAAAGCGGGGCGGCTATGACTGGTGGTCACTGCAGCCGTTACACCAGGTTGCTGTTCCCCAGGTGCCAGACAAACAATGGGGCCGCAATCCCATTGATGCATTTGTCCTGGCGCGGTTGCAGGAGCATCAACTGCGACCGCAGTCCCGCGCCGATCGCAGAACATTAATTCGTCGTCTCTACTACACAGTCATCGGGTTGCCCCCCGAACCGGAAGAAGTTGAAGCGTTTGTGAATGATTCTGCACCGGATGCCTATGAGAAACTGGTGGATCGTCTGCTGGCGTCACCACATTACGGTGAACACTGGGCCCGGCATTGGTTGGACGTGGTTCGCTTCGGAGAGAGTAACGGTTTCGAACGGGATCAGCCGCGCTTGAATGCCTGGCATTACCGGAACTGGGTGATTCAAGCCTTCAATGAAGATCTACCCTATGATCAGTTTGTGCGTTTGCAGTTGGCCGGCGATATGCTGAAACCTGATGATCCCAGTGCGGTCATCGCCACTGGCTTCCTCGTCGCCGGCGCACATAATACCGTGATTCCCGTCGTTAAGGAGATGCGGGAAACAATGCGTCAGGATGAGCTGGAAGACAAAATTGGTGTGGTCGGCCAGACGTTTCTTGGTTTGACGGTAAATTGTGCCCGTTGCCACGATCACAAATTTGATCCGATTAGTCAGCAGGAATATTATCAGATTGCCGCTGCACTGGCGGGCGTCAAACATGGCGAACGCGATCTTCCCGATCCCTTGTACAAACAGACTCAGCAAGAGTTGGCAGAACGTAGCAAGAAACTTCAGAAAGTTCAGGCGACTCTCTTTGATTTAGACGCACGGGCCCGCCGGCGTGTAATGGCCAGTCGCACAACGCAAGACAAAAGCGATGTGTCCGTGTCAGTCTCCTCACCGGTTGCCGTCTGGGATTTTCAGAATAGCACTCTGGATCAGGTGGGGGGCTTAAAAGGAACGTTACACGGTTCTGCAAAACAGACCAAAGAGGGACTAGTGGTGGACGGCAATAAATCGTTTCTGAAAACCGGACCACTGAAAGTGGATCTGAAAGAGAAGACGCTTGAAGCCTGGGTGAAACTTGCAGACCTCGATCAACGCGGCGGTGGCGTGATGAGTGTGCAGACGACGGACGGAGTTCTGTTCGATGCGATTGTCTTTGGCGAGCAGCAACCGGGGCACTGGCTGGCGGGAAGTAATAATTTCAGCAGGACCAAATCATTTCAGGGCATCGCAGAACAAGAGGCTGCAGAAAAAGAAGTACAGATTGCGATTGTCTATTACGCCGATGGTACAATCGCCGCCTATCATAATGGCGCACCGTATGGAATCACTTACCAGTCGCCCCAGTTACAACCATTCTCAGCCGGGAAAACCGAAGTTTTATTTGGATTGCGACATGGATCACCTGCTGGAAATCGACTCTTAAAAGGTGTCATCAGCAGAGCCCGCCTGTACGATCGGGCTTTGACGCCGGAAGAAATTCAAGCGTCCGCGAAATGGGGAGGCGCTTATTTTTCGGAAGCAGAACTGATGGCGGTGTTGACGAAACCCGAACAGATTCAGCGAGAAGCCCTGCTCAAAGAACGGAAGGAAATACAGGCAGAAATCACGCGTCTGCAGGCGATCCAGCCGACGAAAGTCTATGCGGCGTTATCACAAAACCCGGGTGTGTCGCATGTATTGCGACGAGGGAATGTGAATGCCCCGGCGGGTGTCGTCAAGCCGGGCGGGCTCAATGCAATCAAAGGGGTGAATGGCGATCTGGGGTTAGCGTCCGACAGCCCGGATCGCGACCGACGCATGAAATTTGCACGCTGGGTGACCGATTCCCAAAATCCATTGTTTGCCCGCGTGATTGTGAATCGGGTCTGGCACTATCATTTCGGGCAGGGGCTGGTGAACACACCCAATGATTTCGGCTTTAACGGCGGACGTTGCACCCATCCGGAACTACTCGACTGGCTGGCGGCCCAACTGATCCGCGAGAACTGGAGCCTGAAATCATTGCATCGTCTGATTCTGTTGTCGGCGACCTTTCAACAATCTTCCGAACCACAGCCCGAGGCATTGAGAGTCGATGCCGACAATCGATGGCTGTGGCGGAAAAGCCCGCAGCGAATCGAAGCCGAGTCGATTCGTGATTCAATCCTGAAAGTAGCCGGCGAACTCAATCCCAAAGTCGGCGGCCAGGGATACCAGGATGTGAAATCCTATTTCTTCAAAGGGACGCAATTTTATGAACCGCTGGATCCGGTCGGCAAAGAATTTAATCGTCGTTCGATCTATCGGTTTTCTGCCCGAGGCGGGCGACATCCTTTGCTGGAAACGTTTGATTGTCCCGACCCTTCGACGACGACGCCAGACCGGGCCTCCACCACGACGCCGCTCCAGGCACTGTCGTTAATGAATGCCTCGTTCGTGCTGCGGATGGCAGATCAACTGGCACAGCGTGTAGAGCGACGGGCGGGATCGGAACAGGAGCAACAGGTTGACGAACTGTTTTTGTTAGCGTTCCAACGGCGTCCCCGGCCACAAGAGGTAAAGCTGGCAAGCGATTTTCTGGAGCAGCACGGACTGGCTGCATTGTGTCGCGTGATTCTGAATAGTAATGAATTTTTATATGTGAATTGA
- a CDS encoding IclR family transcriptional regulator, with the protein MSVPRTNLKTDAAASPSLQRGIALLEYLAKHSHGCTLSELSEQLSIPQASLLRIGKALEEMGYVSRDLTTKKFYLTNRFLQLIPPSVQDRPLSECAIGPMRELRDMTGETTQLCCLIDTEIVILEQLLARHAFKYSAEIGARAPCYSCAPGKAIAAFLPENEREDLVNRIRFKRFTPQTITSKRAFLNELDLIHQRGYAIDHEEGLTGIRCIAAPIRDRNGIAIAAFTITGPAERVPQDEYESLGQIVQSRANAATAVFNR; encoded by the coding sequence ATGAGCGTCCCGCGAACAAATCTCAAAACCGATGCAGCCGCCTCTCCCAGTTTACAGCGAGGCATTGCCTTGCTCGAATACCTGGCAAAACATTCGCATGGCTGCACCCTCAGTGAACTCAGCGAACAACTTTCCATTCCGCAGGCGTCTTTATTACGCATCGGAAAAGCACTGGAGGAGATGGGCTATGTTTCGCGTGATCTGACGACGAAAAAGTTTTATCTCACGAATCGGTTTTTACAGTTAATTCCTCCCAGCGTTCAGGATCGCCCGTTATCAGAATGTGCGATCGGCCCGATGCGGGAACTGCGTGACATGACCGGCGAGACCACACAACTCTGTTGTCTGATTGATACCGAGATTGTAATCCTTGAACAGTTGCTGGCGCGACACGCTTTCAAGTACTCTGCGGAGATCGGTGCGCGTGCGCCTTGCTACAGTTGTGCTCCCGGAAAAGCCATCGCTGCTTTTTTACCGGAAAATGAACGCGAGGACCTGGTGAATCGAATTCGTTTTAAACGGTTCACTCCGCAAACGATTACTTCAAAACGTGCATTTCTCAATGAACTGGATCTGATTCACCAACGCGGCTACGCCATTGATCATGAAGAAGGGCTCACCGGCATTCGCTGCATCGCCGCGCCGATTCGTGATCGGAACGGCATCGCCATCGCCGCCTTTACGATCACAGGCCCGGCAGAACGCGTCCCCCAGGATGAATACGAATCGTTAGGACAAATCGTTCAATCCCGGGCGAATGCTGCCACTGCGGTATTTAATCGATAA